The Equus przewalskii isolate Varuska chromosome 5, EquPr2, whole genome shotgun sequence genome window below encodes:
- the LOC103546805 gene encoding olfactory receptor 8S1-like, with product MALGNHSTVTEFVLLGLSADPKTQILLFVLFLMIYLQTLMGNLMMLLVIRTDSHLHTPMYFFLSHLSFLDLCFSSATIPKMLENLLSQRKIISVKGCLAQVFFVFDAGGTEACLLSVMAYDRYVAICHPLLYDQKMTNKLCKGLVWGSWGLGFLDAFVNILLAMSLDFCGDQSIPHYSCELPSLFPLSCSDVSTNFTVMLCSSLLHALVTCVLIVFSYTLIVSTILSITSSSGRSKTFFTCFSHLTAVLLFYGSAFLRYFMLNSGSPLELISSVQYSVVTPLVNPLIYSLKNNEVKAAVRRTFRKHVQYFR from the coding sequence ATGGCCTTAGGGAACCATAGCACCGTCACTGAGTTCGTCCTCCTTGGACTTTCTGCTGATCCCAAGACCCAGATTCtgctctttgttttgttcctaaTGATTTACCTCCAGACTCTGATGGGGAACCTTATGATGCTACTGGTGATTAGGACTGATTCCCATCTCCAtacacccatgtacttcttctTGAGTCACCTCTCTTTCCTGGATCTTTGCTTCTCTTCTGCCACAATTCCCAAGATGCTAGAGAATCTCCTGTCTCAGAGGAAAATCATTTCTGTCAAGGGTTGCCTGGCTCAAGTCTTCTTTGTGTTTGACGCTGGAGGCACTGAAGCCTGCTTGCTCTcagtgatggcctatgaccgctacgTTGCCATCTGCCACCCACTGCTCTATGACCAAAAGATGACCAACAAGCTCTGTAAAGGACTAGTGTGGGGCTCATGGGGCCTGGGGTTCCTGGATGCATTCGTCAACATCCTACTAGCTATGAGCTTGGACTTCTGTGGGGATCAATCCATCCCCCACTATAGCTGTgagctgccttctctctttcccctgtcCTGCTCTGATGTCTCCACCAATTTTACTGTTATGCTCTGTTCCAGCCTCCTGCATGCCCTTGTAACTTGTGTCCTAATTGTTTTTTCCTATACTCTCATTGTCTCCACCATCTTGAGTATCACCTCCTCCTCAGGTAGAAGCAAGACCTTCTTCACCTGCTTCTCCCACCTCACTGCAGTGCTCCTGTTTTATGGTTCAGCTTTCCTTCGTTATTTCATGCTAAACTCAGGATCACCACTGGAATTGATCTCCTCTGTACAGTACAGTGTGGTCACTCCCTTAGTGAATCCCCTCATTTATAGCTTGAAGAACAATGAGGTGAAAGCAGCTGTGAGAAGGACCTTTAGAAAACATGTCCAATATTTCAGGTAG
- the LOC103546804 gene encoding LOW QUALITY PROTEIN: olfactory receptor 8S1-like (The sequence of the model RefSeq protein was modified relative to this genomic sequence to represent the inferred CDS: inserted 1 base in 1 codon) gives MASGNHSSITEFILLGLSADPQVQALLFALFLMIYLLTLLGNLLMILVIHTDSNLHTPMYFFLSHLSFQDLFYSSVTVPKMLENLLSQRKAISVKGCLAQVFFVFATTGIEACLLSVMAYDRYAAICHPLLYCQVMSKQLCVRLVWGSWVVAFLDALINILLALNLDFCEVQTIHHYSCELPSLLPLSCSDVSTNSAMLLCSVILHAIGTCXLIIFSYACIVSTILSISSATGRSKAFSTCFSHLTAVILFYGSAVLRYLMPTSGSPLELILSIQYSVIIPLVNPLIYSLKNKEVKAALRRTVLKYLQRLRQHRRERT, from the exons ATGGCCTCAGGAAATCACAGCAGCATCACAGAGTTCATCCTCCTCGGACTGTCTGCTGACCCCCAGGTCCAGGCTCTGCTCTTTGCTCTGTTCCTGATGATTTACCTCCTGACTCTGCTGGGGAACCTGCTGATGATACTTGTGATCCATACAGATTCTAacctccacacacccatgtatttcttcctgagCCATCTCTCCTTCCAAGACCTCTTCTATTCTTCAGTCACTGTACCCAAGATGCTTGAGAACCTCCTGTCTCAGAGGAAAGCCATCTCAGTAAAGGGCTGCCTGGCTCAAGTCTTCTTTGTGTTTGCCACTACAGGGATTGAGGCCTGCCTGCTCTcagtgatggcctatgaccgctatgctGCCATCTGCCACCCTCTGCTCTACTGCCAGGTGATGAGTAAACAACTATGTGTGAGGTTGGTGTGGGGCTCTTGGGTTGTGGCCTTTCTGGATGCACTCATCAACATCCTCCTGGCTTTGAATTTGGACTTCTGTGAGGTTCAAACCATCCACCACTACTCCTGTGAGCTGCCTTCCCTCTTGCCTCTCTCCTGCTCGGATGTCTCCACCAACTCTGCAATGCTGCTTTGCTCTGTCATCCTCCACGCCATTGGGACCT TCCTGATCATCTTCTCTTATGCCTGCATTGTGTCCACCATCCTGAGCATCAGCTCTGCCACAGGCAGAAGCAAGGCCTTCTCCACTTGCTTCTCCCACCTCACTGCAGTGATCCTGTTCTATGGCTCAGCCGTCCTTCGCTATCTCATGCCAACCTCAGGTTCACCTCTGGAGTTGATCCTCTCCATACAGTACAGTGTAATCATCCCCCTAGTGAATCCTCTCATCTACAGCTTGAagaacaaggaggtgaaagcAGCTCTGAGAAGAACAGTGCTCAAATATTTACAACGTCTCAGACagcacagaagagagagaacatga